Proteins found in one Sporosarcina sp. FSL K6-3457 genomic segment:
- the hisZ gene encoding ATP phosphoribosyltransferase regulatory subunit encodes MVRNEVYPERILVDNEKVERMIKTINKRFTTYGYKRIKTSAFEQYDLYSKVNSSINQNEMIKVIDHTGQVLVLRPDVTIPITRELAENYPNLADELRYFYVQEVFRQPADRNDSIESTQAGIEYFCQSSAEADAEVIALACHTMKDLGFMDIKIEIGHTVFFNELVQDLPLTAQQIKQLKTLIQAKNVVEIGPFLQRLNIDEGVRDAIERIPFLYGNPVEVSERAQGIALTPKMQETLDYLLDVYRILKMYGLEQYIASDLGLINDMGYYSGVIFQGYVEKFGKPVLMGGRYDRLGDEFGAKLPAIGFACEIESLVKATESREVSSRFPIDVKIIYADTQLEQAIAIANELRERNYSVLSFSVQKEQVNRQQSVYTIQLEKDSNQLNYKEKTISFLDLNEVLDLLVGVKGAAQ; translated from the coding sequence TTGGTTAGAAATGAAGTGTATCCAGAACGTATATTAGTAGACAATGAAAAAGTAGAACGCATGATTAAGACCATTAACAAACGGTTTACAACGTACGGTTATAAGCGAATTAAAACGTCAGCCTTTGAGCAATATGATTTATATTCTAAAGTAAATAGTTCGATTAATCAAAATGAAATGATTAAGGTCATTGATCATACAGGGCAAGTGTTAGTATTGCGGCCAGACGTGACGATTCCGATTACGCGAGAATTGGCGGAGAATTATCCTAATCTAGCAGATGAACTACGTTATTTTTATGTGCAAGAGGTATTTCGTCAGCCAGCGGATCGCAATGATAGTATTGAAAGTACGCAAGCGGGCATTGAGTATTTTTGTCAAAGTTCAGCGGAAGCAGATGCGGAAGTGATTGCACTTGCCTGCCATACGATGAAGGATTTAGGATTCATGGACATTAAAATTGAAATTGGTCATACAGTATTTTTCAATGAGCTGGTGCAAGATTTGCCGTTGACTGCGCAACAAATTAAGCAGTTGAAGACGCTCATTCAAGCTAAAAATGTAGTGGAAATTGGTCCTTTCCTTCAAAGGTTGAACATTGATGAGGGAGTGCGAGATGCCATTGAACGAATTCCCTTTTTGTATGGTAATCCAGTGGAAGTGAGTGAACGTGCACAGGGAATTGCTTTGACGCCGAAAATGCAGGAGACACTCGATTATTTACTGGATGTCTATCGCATATTGAAAATGTATGGGTTGGAACAATATATTGCTAGCGATTTAGGGTTAATCAACGATATGGGTTATTATTCGGGTGTTATTTTCCAAGGATATGTTGAGAAGTTTGGCAAACCGGTGTTAATGGGTGGGCGCTACGATCGACTAGGTGATGAATTTGGTGCGAAATTGCCGGCCATTGGCTTTGCATGTGAGATTGAATCGTTGGTCAAAGCGACAGAAAGCAGAGAAGTGAGTAGTCGTTTTCCGATTGATGTCAAAATCATTTATGCAGATACGCAGTTAGAACAGGCCATTGCCATTGCCAATGAATTGCGGGAGCGCAATTATAGCGTGCTGTCGTTTTCAGTACAGAAGGAACAAGTTAATCGCCAGCAAAGTGTGTATACGATTCAACTTGAAAAAGACAGTAATCAATTGAATTATAAAGAGAAAACCATTTCATTTTTAGATTTGAATGAAGTGCTGGATTTACTTGTAGGAGTTAAGGGGGCCGCACAATGA
- the hisG gene encoding ATP phosphoribosyltransferase codes for MTHLTVAMAKGRTADQALTFLEKAGVRFSEFHDGSRKLVIFDDADQVKLIFVKAVDVPIYVEKGAADIGIVGKDTIMEDPVDVYELLDLGIGKCQLAVAGFPDKEFSSSATLTVASKYPAVAKNYFEGKGIRVETIKLNGSVELAPLIGMSDVIVDIVESGATLKENGLVVLEEIADVSARLIVNKASYATKTTQIQQFISDLKVALE; via the coding sequence ATGACACATCTTACTGTCGCGATGGCGAAAGGACGCACGGCTGATCAGGCGTTAACGTTTTTAGAGAAGGCAGGTGTCCGATTTTCTGAGTTTCATGATGGCAGTAGAAAATTAGTCATTTTCGATGATGCCGATCAAGTAAAGCTTATTTTTGTCAAGGCTGTGGATGTGCCTATTTACGTAGAAAAAGGGGCGGCGGATATTGGCATCGTAGGCAAGGATACGATTATGGAAGATCCTGTAGATGTCTATGAGCTATTGGATCTCGGCATTGGAAAATGTCAGCTGGCAGTCGCAGGATTTCCAGACAAAGAGTTTTCGAGTAGTGCCACATTGACGGTGGCATCGAAATATCCGGCTGTGGCAAAAAACTATTTTGAAGGCAAAGGTATTCGAGTTGAAACGATTAAATTGAATGGCTCGGTTGAATTGGCGCCTCTCATTGGCATGTCAGATGTCATCGTTGACATTGTCGAATCCGGTGCCACATTAAAGGAAAATGGTTTAGTCGTCTTGGAGGAAATTGCTGATGTCAGCGCACGATTGATTGTCAATAAGGCGAGTTACGCAACAAAAACGACTCAGATTCAGCAGTTTATCTCAGACTTAAAAGTGGCATTGGAGTGA
- the hisD gene encoding histidinol dehydrogenase, whose product MRIVTVEQYKDELTQEKVVQHNDLDFDKTVLEIIGTVRESGDAALRSYTEQFDGVQLEQLIVTDEEFDEAQSLITEEFLQALRKAKNNIAAFHEEQKEKSWFVNKDKGIVLGQKVTPLASVGIYVPGGKAAYPSTVLMNALPAKIAGVGKIAMVTPPQRDGKVNPHVLVAAREAGVDVVYKIGGAQAIAALAYGTETVEKVVKITGPGNAYVARAKKWVFGDVAIDMIAGPSEICVVADDTAVAEYVAADLLSQAEHDERATAICVTTSTAFAEALQQQVADQMAHADRKDIIEASIKDNGRIVLVDSLDEAYDFVNELAPEHLQLMVENPMEQLAFIHNAGAIFLGNYSPEALGDYMAGPNHTLPTSGTSAFSSPLGVYDFMKKSSIIHYTAQALQDVADDIITIANAEGLTAHANSIQVRKAGYNA is encoded by the coding sequence ATGCGAATAGTAACGGTGGAACAATATAAGGATGAACTGACACAAGAAAAAGTGGTTCAGCATAACGACCTCGATTTTGATAAAACTGTGCTTGAAATTATCGGAACAGTTCGTGAAAGCGGAGACGCGGCATTAAGGAGTTATACCGAGCAGTTTGACGGTGTACAACTGGAGCAGCTCATTGTGACGGATGAAGAGTTTGATGAAGCACAGTCTCTTATTACAGAAGAATTTCTTCAGGCATTACGGAAAGCGAAGAACAATATTGCAGCATTCCATGAAGAGCAGAAAGAAAAATCCTGGTTTGTCAATAAAGACAAAGGGATTGTGCTCGGACAGAAAGTGACGCCCCTCGCAAGTGTCGGTATTTATGTGCCAGGCGGCAAAGCGGCATATCCTTCAACGGTTCTGATGAATGCTCTACCTGCGAAGATTGCGGGTGTCGGAAAAATTGCGATGGTGACACCGCCGCAGCGAGACGGTAAAGTGAATCCGCATGTTCTCGTGGCAGCACGGGAAGCAGGTGTCGATGTAGTCTATAAAATAGGCGGTGCTCAAGCGATTGCGGCGTTGGCCTATGGCACGGAAACCGTAGAAAAAGTAGTGAAGATTACAGGTCCGGGAAATGCTTATGTCGCACGTGCGAAAAAATGGGTGTTTGGGGACGTTGCGATTGATATGATTGCGGGCCCAAGCGAAATTTGTGTTGTGGCAGATGATACAGCGGTTGCGGAGTATGTCGCTGCTGATCTGCTGTCACAAGCAGAGCATGACGAGCGTGCGACAGCGATTTGTGTAACGACGAGCACAGCGTTTGCTGAGGCCCTTCAACAACAAGTGGCCGATCAGATGGCGCATGCAGATCGCAAGGACATTATTGAAGCGTCTATTAAGGATAATGGTCGTATCGTGCTTGTCGATTCGTTGGATGAAGCGTATGATTTCGTCAATGAGCTGGCACCCGAGCATTTACAGCTGATGGTGGAAAATCCGATGGAGCAATTGGCGTTTATCCATAACGCGGGGGCTATTTTCTTAGGAAACTATTCACCAGAAGCATTGGGCGATTATATGGCCGGACCGAATCATACATTGCCAACAAGTGGCACATCGGCATTTTCTTCACCACTAGGCGTATATGATTTTATGAAAAAATCGAGTATTATCCATTATACAGCGCAAGCGTTGCAAGACGTTGCGGATGACATTATTACCATTGCGAATGCAGAAGGCTTAACAGCTCATGCAAATTCGATTCAAGTAAGGAAGGCGGGATACAATGCGTAG
- the hisB gene encoding imidazoleglycerol-phosphate dehydratase HisB — protein MRSKSISRQTAETKIKLDFSIDGSGETDIQTGVGFFDHMLTLFTKHGRFDLKVDCDGDTEVDQHHSVEDIGIVLGQAFYDSIGTKEGIERYATVSTPMDEALSTVSLDISGRSFLVFNVEGMKDKVGDFDTELVEEFFLAFTNNAKINLHINLQYGKNTHHIIESIFKGFGRALRVASTINPDVKGVPSTKGVL, from the coding sequence ATGCGTAGCAAATCGATTTCAAGGCAAACTGCAGAAACGAAGATTAAACTAGACTTCTCCATTGATGGTAGCGGGGAAACAGATATCCAAACAGGAGTAGGTTTTTTCGATCATATGCTGACATTATTCACAAAGCATGGACGATTTGATTTGAAGGTTGATTGTGATGGCGATACAGAAGTGGACCAGCACCATTCGGTTGAAGATATTGGTATCGTGCTAGGACAAGCATTTTATGACAGCATTGGCACGAAAGAAGGCATCGAGCGCTATGCGACAGTGTCCACGCCGATGGACGAGGCATTATCCACTGTTTCCCTTGATATTAGCGGACGTTCGTTTCTCGTTTTTAATGTCGAAGGTATGAAGGATAAAGTCGGCGATTTCGATACAGAACTTGTGGAAGAATTTTTCCTAGCCTTTACAAATAATGCGAAAATCAACCTACACATCAATTTACAATATGGAAAAAATACGCACCATATTATCGAATCCATTTTCAAAGGCTTCGGCCGTGCGTTGCGGGTTGCGAGTACGATTAATCCGGATGTAAAAGGTGTGCCATCTACAAAAGGCGTGCTGTAA
- the hisA gene encoding 1-(5-phosphoribosyl)-5-[(5-phosphoribosylamino)methylideneamino]imidazole-4-carboxamide isomerase codes for MILFPAIDIRDGKCVRLIQGDYDQEIIYNDSPTAMAKEWEQQGAAYIHVVDLDGAKTGNSSNKEAIRAIAASVSVPVQVGGGIRNMEIVDAHIAAGVSRVIIGTAAIQDQQFLKEAVEKYGDKIAVSIDARGGFVATDGWTELSDVKAVDLLQQLVEIGVKTVVYTDILKDGMLQGPNLVELEMMNNASSIDIIASGGVSTEQDIVKLRALNMYGAIIGKALYEGKLSLVKLLEDDNDGK; via the coding sequence ATGATTTTATTTCCAGCCATCGATATTCGAGATGGGAAATGTGTTCGATTGATTCAAGGAGATTACGATCAAGAAATTATTTACAATGATTCACCAACAGCAATGGCGAAAGAGTGGGAACAGCAAGGCGCTGCTTACATTCATGTTGTGGATTTGGACGGCGCAAAAACGGGTAATTCATCGAACAAAGAAGCGATTCGAGCGATTGCTGCGAGTGTATCTGTCCCTGTGCAAGTCGGTGGAGGCATTCGGAATATGGAAATCGTCGATGCACATATTGCAGCAGGCGTCAGTCGAGTAATTATCGGAACAGCAGCTATCCAAGATCAGCAATTTCTAAAAGAAGCCGTTGAAAAATACGGTGACAAAATTGCGGTGTCTATTGATGCAAGGGGTGGCTTTGTGGCGACCGATGGCTGGACAGAGTTGAGTGATGTCAAAGCAGTTGACCTACTGCAACAGCTAGTGGAAATTGGCGTGAAAACGGTTGTCTATACCGATATTTTGAAAGACGGCATGCTACAAGGTCCGAATTTAGTTGAACTTGAAATGATGAATAATGCTTCAAGCATTGATATTATCGCATCAGGTGGGGTCTCTACGGAACAAGATATTGTAAAATTACGCGCATTAAATATGTACGGAGCGATTATCGGCAAAGCGTTATACGAAGGGAAATTATCCTTAGTCAAACTATTGGAGGACGACAACGATGGCAAGTAA
- the hisF gene encoding imidazole glycerol phosphate synthase subunit HisF yields MASNRIIPCLDFDNGKVVKGKKFLEVKEVADPLTLARKYVADGADELVFYDIAASTNNRAMFLDLIAEIANEVPIPFIVGGGIRTIEDIQKVFDAGGDKVSINSAALTNPSLIEEAAKKFGSGRIILSMDVNEVGPGKWSVFAKGGIEDTGMDAIEWAIRAEQLGAGELVVNSIGEDGVKDGYNLELTRTIAEAVTIPVIASGGAGKPEHFHTVLTEGKADAALAASVFHFEDIHIGELKTYLSEQNISVGND; encoded by the coding sequence ATGGCAAGTAATCGAATTATTCCATGCTTAGATTTTGATAATGGTAAGGTCGTAAAAGGCAAGAAGTTTCTTGAGGTAAAAGAAGTTGCAGATCCGCTAACATTGGCTAGGAAATATGTAGCTGATGGTGCGGATGAACTGGTATTTTACGATATTGCCGCGTCAACGAATAACCGTGCTATGTTTCTCGATTTGATTGCTGAGATTGCGAATGAAGTGCCGATTCCATTTATCGTCGGTGGTGGTATTCGAACGATTGAAGATATCCAAAAGGTTTTTGATGCCGGTGGCGATAAAGTATCTATCAACAGTGCCGCGCTCACGAATCCATCTTTAATTGAAGAGGCGGCGAAAAAATTTGGCTCTGGACGAATCATTCTATCAATGGATGTCAACGAGGTAGGACCTGGTAAATGGTCGGTATTTGCCAAGGGCGGCATAGAAGATACGGGGATGGATGCCATTGAGTGGGCGATACGGGCTGAACAACTTGGCGCTGGAGAATTAGTCGTCAACAGTATTGGCGAAGACGGCGTTAAAGATGGCTACAACCTCGAATTGACACGCACGATTGCCGAGGCTGTTACCATTCCGGTCATTGCAAGTGGCGGTGCAGGTAAGCCTGAGCACTTCCATACCGTATTAACAGAAGGAAAAGCCGACGCGGCGCTTGCAGCATCCGTTTTTCATTTTGAAGATATTCACATTGGTGAGTTGAAAACCTACTTATCTGAACAAAATATATCTGTTGGGAATGACTAA
- the hisIE gene encoding bifunctional phosphoribosyl-AMP cyclohydrolase/phosphoribosyl-ATP diphosphatase HisIE produces the protein MTIEIDKLTFDNNGLIPAIVQDDRTGKVLMLAYMNEEALQKTIDTKETWFYSRSRQELWNKGATSGNRQQVQRLLFDCDQDTILVQVLPQGPACHTGEETCFHKKAFEQATSSREVVQEVVDEIKERHNNPVEGSYTTYLFREGLDKILKKVGEETTEVVIGAKNRDKAEVTSELADLTYHSLVLMEELGVTVEDVKNELRKRRPNREVLRNE, from the coding sequence ATGACAATCGAAATCGACAAACTGACATTTGATAATAACGGACTAATTCCTGCCATCGTGCAAGATGATCGGACAGGAAAGGTCCTAATGCTTGCCTATATGAATGAAGAAGCATTGCAAAAAACGATCGACACAAAAGAAACGTGGTTTTACAGCCGCTCTAGACAGGAGCTATGGAATAAAGGCGCAACGTCTGGCAATCGTCAGCAAGTTCAACGCTTACTATTCGATTGTGACCAAGATACGATTTTAGTACAAGTACTACCGCAAGGCCCGGCTTGTCATACAGGTGAAGAGACTTGCTTCCATAAGAAAGCTTTTGAACAAGCAACCTCTAGTCGAGAAGTCGTGCAAGAAGTCGTGGATGAAATTAAAGAACGTCACAATAATCCTGTGGAAGGCTCGTACACAACGTATTTATTCCGCGAAGGATTAGATAAAATCCTGAAAAAAGTCGGGGAAGAAACAACGGAAGTCGTTATTGGCGCGAAAAATCGTGATAAAGCGGAAGTGACAAGTGAGCTAGCAGATTTGACGTATCACTCGTTAGTGCTGATGGAAGAACTCGGTGTGACCGTGGAAGATGTCAAAAATGAATTGCGAAAAAGACGCCCGAATCGTGAAGTGTTGCGCAATGAGTAA
- the hisC gene encoding histidinol-phosphate transaminase: protein MSKFWSSMVKRTEPYVPGEQVNQQDIVKLNTNENPYPPSPKVLEAIREEMAGHLQLYPSPTADDLRATIGRQYGLTADEVFVGNGSDEVLAFSFMAFFEPGQPIRFPDVTYSFYPVYAKLFDIPYEEVALNEDFTLQADKFFQSEGGVILPNPNAPTSLYAELVQIEEIVKNNPDQVVIIDEAYIDFATKSAAELIQQYDNLLVVQTTSKSRSLAGLRVGFAMGNASLIDALIRIKDSFNSYTLDRLALVGAQAAFEDEAYFKEITAKIIDTRNETTVVLEQLGFTVLPSQANFVFARHETVAAEFLYNELKKEGILVRYFNKPGIDNYLRMTIGTKVQMERLVVALRGILNK, encoded by the coding sequence ATGAGTAAATTTTGGAGCAGCATGGTGAAGCGGACGGAGCCTTATGTGCCAGGTGAACAAGTGAATCAACAGGATATTGTGAAGCTCAATACCAATGAAAACCCATATCCGCCAAGTCCAAAAGTGTTGGAGGCGATTCGAGAGGAGATGGCAGGCCATCTTCAATTGTATCCCTCTCCGACTGCGGACGATTTACGCGCAACGATTGGGCGGCAGTATGGACTCACTGCTGATGAAGTGTTCGTTGGCAATGGATCGGACGAGGTATTGGCCTTTTCTTTTATGGCCTTTTTTGAACCAGGTCAGCCCATTCGTTTTCCAGACGTTACATACAGTTTTTATCCCGTCTATGCCAAACTATTTGATATTCCTTATGAAGAAGTTGCATTGAATGAGGATTTTACATTGCAGGCCGATAAATTCTTTCAGTCCGAGGGCGGTGTCATTTTACCGAATCCGAATGCACCGACCAGTCTTTATGCTGAGCTTGTGCAAATTGAGGAAATTGTGAAAAATAATCCGGATCAAGTAGTCATCATTGATGAGGCTTATATTGATTTTGCAACGAAGTCTGCTGCTGAACTGATTCAGCAGTATGATAATTTACTCGTTGTTCAGACGACATCGAAATCGCGTTCGTTAGCGGGATTACGTGTTGGTTTTGCAATGGGGAATGCTTCGTTAATCGATGCATTAATTCGTATTAAAGACTCTTTTAACTCCTATACATTGGATCGTTTGGCGCTTGTCGGAGCGCAAGCCGCATTTGAAGATGAAGCTTATTTTAAGGAGATAACTGCGAAAATCATTGACACGCGCAACGAGACAACAGTCGTATTAGAACAACTTGGATTCACTGTCCTCCCTTCGCAAGCAAACTTTGTATTTGCCCGTCATGAAACGGTGGCGGCAGAGTTTTTATACAATGAATTGAAAAAAGAAGGCATCCTCGTCAGGTATTTCAACAAGCCAGGCATTGATAATTATTTACGGATGACGATTGGAACAAAAGTGCAGATGGAACGATTGGTTGTGGCGTTGAGGGGGATATTGAACAAATAA
- the rlmN gene encoding 23S rRNA (adenine(2503)-C(2))-methyltransferase RlmN, whose amino-acid sequence MKNSIYGLTMEQLTEWLLERGHKKFRASQVWDWLYKKRVTSFAEMTNVNKECLQLLEEHFAIQTLEQSVKQESADGTIKFLFKMQDGNLIETVLMKFPYGHSVCVTTQVGCNIGCSFCASGLLKKSRDLNAGEIVEQIMKVQFHLDAKEQEDRVSHIVVMGIGEPFDNYTNLMDFLRVVNDQKGLAIGARHITVSTSGNPHKIREFANENIQVNLAVSLHAPNNDLRTRIMKINKAFPIESLMDSIDYYLETTNRRITFEYIMLQDVNDHVVEAQQLGKLLENKRHLSYVNLIPYNPVDEHDQYRRSTPEAIDAFYKALRKKGINGGVRLEQGTDIDAACGQLRSKQIKKEKAI is encoded by the coding sequence ATGAAGAATTCTATATATGGATTAACGATGGAACAACTGACAGAATGGTTATTAGAGCGAGGACATAAAAAGTTTCGTGCATCCCAAGTTTGGGATTGGTTGTACAAAAAGCGGGTCACAAGCTTTGCGGAAATGACCAACGTCAACAAAGAATGCCTTCAATTGTTGGAAGAGCATTTTGCGATTCAAACGTTGGAGCAATCGGTGAAGCAAGAGTCGGCAGATGGAACGATTAAGTTTCTCTTTAAAATGCAGGATGGTAACTTAATCGAGACGGTGTTAATGAAATTCCCTTACGGTCACTCGGTTTGTGTGACAACACAAGTCGGCTGTAACATTGGCTGTAGTTTCTGTGCAAGTGGATTATTGAAAAAGAGCCGCGATTTAAACGCGGGCGAAATTGTGGAGCAAATTATGAAAGTGCAGTTCCATCTTGACGCAAAAGAACAAGAGGATCGTGTCAGTCATATTGTTGTCATGGGCATTGGCGAGCCGTTCGACAATTACACGAACTTGATGGATTTCCTTCGTGTCGTCAATGACCAAAAAGGACTAGCCATTGGTGCACGTCATATTACGGTGTCGACAAGTGGAAATCCACATAAAATCAGGGAGTTTGCTAATGAGAACATCCAAGTCAACTTGGCGGTTTCTTTGCACGCGCCGAATAATGACCTACGTACACGCATTATGAAAATTAACAAAGCGTTCCCAATTGAATCATTGATGGATTCCATTGATTATTATTTGGAAACGACAAACCGCCGAATTACGTTTGAATATATTATGCTACAAGACGTCAATGATCATGTAGTGGAGGCGCAGCAATTAGGAAAACTACTTGAAAACAAACGCCATTTATCCTACGTCAACCTGATTCCATACAACCCGGTTGACGAACATGACCAATATCGTCGTAGTACACCAGAAGCGATTGATGCATTTTACAAGGCGCTTCGCAAAAAAGGCATCAATGGTGGTGTCCGTCTTGAACAAGGGACAGACATCGATGCGGCATGTGGACAGCTACGTAGTAAGCAGATTAAAAAAGAAAAAGCGATTTGA
- a CDS encoding general stress protein → MPIKRTVENGLQAKKEIDDLVTKGYTHDDIYVFAHDKKRANHINDALDTETVGMKDQGFLTSMKNMFTSRGDELRSKMEATGLSKEEAAAAEEELDQGKLIIIAKK, encoded by the coding sequence TTGCCGATCAAACGAACTGTAGAAAATGGACTACAAGCGAAGAAAGAAATTGATGATTTAGTCACGAAAGGGTATACGCATGACGATATCTACGTGTTTGCACATGATAAAAAAAGGGCCAATCACATCAACGATGCTCTCGACACAGAAACAGTTGGCATGAAAGACCAAGGCTTCCTTACCAGCATGAAAAACATGTTCACTTCTCGCGGTGATGAGCTACGCAGTAAAATGGAAGCTACTGGCCTATCGAAGGAAGAAGCTGCGGCTGCCGAAGAAGAGCTGGATCAAGGCAAACTCATCATTATTGCTAAAAAATAA
- a CDS encoding VOC family protein, with protein MTNKRIIIGIVVSAILVISLIVLMTNKNSTYETYDTDSLPRVGAVHLGVSDLERAVEFYQHMIGFDILTQEANKVTLTADGITPLLLLEEVNDSVERPPGTTGLYHFAILFPDRSSLANALLHLAENEYPMQGAANHQYSDALYLADPDNNGIELYVDYPSEKWERDADGGYVGGSYPIDVEGLVNEANPPWTGLPDRTRIGHMHLQVAELELVEQFYVDGLGFTITSKDNGSLFISKDNYHHHIALNTWSGNGLPAPPENSRGLKQFTIFFTQQEMDEAQTQLKRLDIPFDASNGTLSVVDPSGNAIEIRMRS; from the coding sequence ATGACAAACAAACGAATCATTATCGGCATTGTCGTTTCAGCGATTTTAGTCATTTCACTCATTGTCCTGATGACAAACAAAAACTCAACTTATGAAACATACGATACGGACAGTTTACCTCGAGTAGGAGCAGTACATCTAGGTGTCTCTGATTTAGAACGTGCTGTTGAATTTTATCAGCACATGATTGGATTCGATATTTTAACGCAAGAGGCGAACAAAGTGACATTAACAGCTGATGGAATCACTCCTTTACTCTTATTAGAAGAAGTGAATGATTCCGTGGAAAGGCCCCCTGGAACAACAGGTCTCTATCATTTTGCAATTCTATTTCCAGATCGATCAAGTTTAGCAAATGCACTTCTCCATTTAGCTGAAAACGAATATCCTATGCAAGGTGCAGCTAACCATCAGTATAGCGATGCCCTCTATCTTGCAGACCCTGATAATAACGGGATTGAACTCTATGTGGACTATCCTTCTGAAAAGTGGGAACGTGATGCTGACGGCGGCTATGTAGGTGGTTCATATCCAATTGATGTTGAGGGATTGGTTAATGAGGCAAACCCTCCTTGGACAGGCCTACCAGACCGCACACGGATTGGGCATATGCATTTGCAAGTTGCCGAACTTGAACTGGTTGAACAATTTTACGTAGACGGCCTAGGATTTACGATAACGAGTAAAGACAACGGTAGCTTGTTTATCTCCAAAGACAATTATCATCATCATATCGCTTTGAACACATGGTCTGGCAATGGCCTACCCGCACCGCCAGAAAATTCAAGAGGCTTAAAACAGTTTACAATCTTTTTCACACAGCAAGAGATGGATGAAGCGCAGACCCAGCTCAAACGTCTAGATATTCCCTTTGATGCTAGCAATGGAACACTCTCTGTTGTAGACCCTTCTGGAAATGCAATTGAGATTAGAATGCGATCATAA
- a CDS encoding BlaI/MecI/CopY family transcriptional regulator: protein MRIRKFKMNESGLNRFFGPLEAKIMDVLWNDVEMTIKDVQQVLEQEKLTNFNTVMTVMNRLVDKGILQKRAEGRSSMYKPILSRDEFLNTQSKEMTNELMDEFGSVVVSHMLDALEDVDDDLVAKLEAKIKELKKDK from the coding sequence GTGAGAATTCGTAAATTCAAAATGAATGAAAGTGGGCTGAATCGTTTTTTCGGACCGCTTGAAGCGAAAATTATGGACGTTTTATGGAACGATGTGGAAATGACTATTAAAGATGTCCAGCAAGTGCTTGAACAGGAAAAACTAACGAATTTCAATACAGTCATGACGGTTATGAATCGATTGGTTGATAAGGGCATTCTTCAAAAGAGAGCAGAAGGAAGATCATCTATGTATAAACCGATTCTTTCGCGAGATGAGTTTTTGAATACACAATCAAAGGAAATGACCAATGAGCTGATGGACGAGTTCGGAAGTGTTGTCGTCAGTCATATGTTAGATGCGCTGGAAGATGTAGATGATGATCTTGTCGCTAAACTTGAGGCGAAAATTAAAGAATTGAAAAAGGACAAGTAG